The genomic segment GTAAACCAACATTACCATGTAGCCTTCTGTGTCAACAGGATTTGGGAAAACATGCCCTTCTAATCTTGGTTGAGGATCCTTAGTGATCCCAAATACCTGCAACAAACATGGGCAGAATCAAGTTAGACTTCACTGTGAGGGCACAGATTAAGAGACTAACATCTAAATCTGTTTGCATAGTAGACTAAACAATAACTTGCAAGCCTGGGAAATGCAACTAGTGAGGaaagctaaaaaaatattacaaaaagGAAGTTCAATTTCTCAAAGATAGTACCACTACTAAACGTCATTCGATCCATTTGTTTGATGTTTCATAAATATGTTTGTGGTGATCAAAGAAAGAGCTTGCAGTGCATTAAGTTCAATTTGTTCAAGGAAAAACGAAAGTATAGTGCAGAACAATTTGACAATTTCCAATGGAAGAATCTATCTCATGATAACATATAGAAAAGTTTCAGAGATCATGAAAAAAAGAGATGCACATGAAACACAAAGCAAAACAGTATTACCAGTACACATGCAATCAGAACCCTGAAGAGAAACTCTTCCAAAACACTCAGGGTAAGTTGTATTGTCATAGACAAAGCAACCAAAAACTTCAATGGAGTCTAAGAATTGCACCTTTGGAGTAGGACCTACCACTTAAAGTTTCACATAGGAATCTTCGTTGACCAGACATGGGACTTAACACATTTCCTCACTGAGGTTGTATATGAAGTTTCAAAGAATAAGAGAAAGCATGGAGATCGTTATTGATCAAATAAAGAGCATAAACAGTACTTACAGTGTCACTGGTGCCCAAACTGATTGCCAGATCACCAGGAGTGTTTAGGGTTAAACCTGCATGCccaaaatgtttttaattgaTGAAAACTTAAGACAAAGAATTATAACAGTATACAAAATACAGATGCTATCCTTCCAGCTCTACATTGTCAATAGCAGTATGAGATAATTTAATCTATTATGGttatttatttgttgtttATTGTTACTTTTCTCCCACCATTACCTTAGTtcttaattaatcatattgtCATGGCCCATCTTACCCCAATGAATCTATTAATGCTTTAAGCTATGTTGTATTGAGTCAGATATGGATGCTGGGTACTGGTGCATACATTTATCTGGCTGTCTACGCcacaaagaatttcaaatgctCTGGGGAGTATGTAAAGTGAAGTAAAAGATCAAGATGGGGCAGATTTTGGTATTTATCTCTTTCTTCCCCTCTTCTGAGTTTTCTAAAGTGAAGGTATTTCAACATACATTTATGCTGTCTTGACCTCTATGtaatagattaaaaatttgaaggaCAGAATAATATTCCTTAAAGTAGAAATGAAGGTCGAATGAATGTTGAAAGGAGACACATGATAACCTATTAGAACATAAGGGATTGACTAGCAAACCAGCATAATTGAGTAGCACCAGAATTAGTCTCAGAaagaattcaatttaaaatagatCAGGAGAATCATGGACCTGCTAAGCTGTTAGGATTGTCTCCAGACCAATGAACCACCAGGCAATTCTTATTGAATTTAAACCTGAAAAGATATTAATGAGTTTCAAGCTGTCTCTATATGTAGTCAGAGAGATGCAACATAATATACCTATAGAAACACAGGCACCAAAACAAgggtattttgattaatatcGTAGCATACTAAGGGGAATATATGTAACCATTCATTATCTAGGAGAGTCataatttcacaaaatttGAAGTACACAACCACTACCAAAATCAAATACATAGATGCAAATACTTTACCAGAATGTATAGATAAGCATTAACAAATTTGAAGCCCAAACAAACTATATGCAAAGTAGAGTGTGGTTCGACACCACAAGGAAGCATGTATCATGGACAATGCAAATGGTATGAGTTTTATACCAAATCAAACCCAAAAATAACATTGAAATGTTAGCAACAGATCATCAAGGGTCAAATTCTTAGCAAGTAATATACTACAAACCTATCCACAAAATAGGAAGCTATAGAACCAGCAACAGCATGAGCAGGAGCTAGCTTTCCAAGCTTTTCCTCCAAACCTGGAGCTGTAGCCTGCAACAAATATATCATCATTTCAATAAAAGCCTTAGCATTTAAAAAAACATCAATAACATAAGAAATATCAATCAACAAGAGTTTGGGGATTGATAAAGGAACAAAAAACACAGATTTAGGTAGCATGCCAAACAAACCTCTAAAGCAACTTTAGACCAAGCCCTTTGCTTTATATCCATCAAATTCATCCCTGCACCATCAGTTTCATCAATACAAGCATAAGCCCCTATAAATAGACATGCCATGAAAGAGCTAACAAGAGAGATCCTCTCAGTATTCTTATAAACTTCAGGTTGTGTCTGAAATATCTTCCGAATTTGTGGTCCTGTATATCTCTCATAAGCACGTGAACCTGTAATTCTAGACAACTCCAATGCACCTCCAACAGCTTTCTCTATTTCTCTACACTGAACTGTGGTGCTGCAGTCCATCCATATTGGCGATTCGTTAATAGAAAAGGCATTGCCAAGCTGATCAACTAATGGCTTCTTGGGGTCCAATGATGATAATAATACAGAACTACCATTCTTCCAATAAACACTGCCATGTTGTTGTCCACTACCAGAAATGGCAGCAATTTTCCCAAAATCCAAATTGGATTTAGATAGTTTTTGAAGAATGAGATCCAAAGCCTCCACCCACATTAAGGTGGGTGAAACAATTCTGCCATTATCAGAAGGGTCTCTATAAACCCCATCCTTGGTCTTGTAATGAGGCAAATCAGAGTCAAAGTGAATTAGCTCTGAAGCAACAATCACAAGATTGGAGTCCAAAACAGTTGCCTTCAACGACCTTCATAGAaggggaaaaaggaaaagatcaAAGGTGCATCTCAAACGGTGAA from the Theobroma cacao cultivar B97-61/B2 chromosome 8, Criollo_cocoa_genome_V2, whole genome shotgun sequence genome contains:
- the LOC18591893 gene encoding xylulose kinase; its protein translation is MADLSLPHGALFLGLDSSTQSLKATVLDSNLVIVASELIHFDSDLPHYKTKDGVYRDPSDNGRIVSPTLMWVEALDLILQKLSKSNLDFGKIAAISGSGQQHGSVYWKNGSSVLLSSLDPKKPLVDQLGNAFSINESPIWMDCSTTVQCREIEKAVGGALELSRITGSRAYERYTGPQIRKIFQTQPEVYKNTERISLVSSFMACLFIGAYACIDETDGAGMNLMDIKQRAWSKVALEATAPGLEEKLGKLAPAHAVAGSIASYFVDRFKFNKNCLVVHWSGDNPNSLAGLTLNTPGDLAISLGTSDTVFGITKDPQPRLEGHVFPNPVDTEGYMVMLVYKNGSLTREDVRNRYAEKSWDVFNKFLEQTPPLNGGKIGFYYKEHEILPPLPVGFHHYLLENFTGETVDGLNEQEVLEFDPPSEVRALIEGQFLSMRAHAERFGMPSPPKRIIATGGASANQSILSSIASIFGCDVYTVQRPDSASLGAALRAAHGWLCSKKGSFVPISSMYKALDKTSLSCKLSMTAGDQNLVSKYAILMKKRTEIENRLVKKLGRC